A genomic segment from Propionibacteriaceae bacterium ZF39 encodes:
- a CDS encoding single-stranded DNA-binding protein yields the protein MAIRTQESLSGFIASDPQLTYTERGDARFYARYGQENFQREEDGTFTKLEPSFGNLVLYRATAERAFERFTKGDQFVAEGYAHDYTYERDGQRIAGEEFVAKKIGHDTARTRYHVDRTPRQALERQAAGQAFEPPQHHQATPAADSLSM from the coding sequence ATGGCCATCCGCACCCAGGAATCCCTGTCCGGGTTCATCGCATCCGACCCGCAGCTGACCTACACCGAACGCGGCGATGCCCGCTTCTACGCCCGCTACGGCCAAGAGAACTTCCAACGCGAAGAAGACGGCACCTTCACCAAACTGGAACCCTCCTTCGGCAACCTCGTCCTCTACCGCGCCACCGCCGAACGCGCCTTCGAACGCTTCACCAAAGGCGACCAGTTCGTCGCCGAAGGCTACGCCCACGACTACACCTACGAACGCGACGGACAACGCATCGCCGGCGAAGAGTTCGTCGCCAAGAAGATCGGCCACGACACCGCCCGCACCCGCTACCACGTCGACCGCACACCCCGCCAAGCACTCGAACGCCAGGCGGCTGGGCAGGCCTTCGAACCACCCCAGCACCACCAGGCCACGCCCGCAGCCGACAGCCTCAGCATGTGA
- a CDS encoding TraM recognition domain-containing protein yields the protein MSTSQRQSGSMGEELTNAALIGLIALFLLTIVLRAAGSVAAFLTGTPQPTASSAAGAGVLFNPGNPAVALGAPGLSPVAYWVTTIVALGGLVALAGWGWVAWRRRSHAQEVDPHRLAGTATRHEVAQVASDKTLLKRASTLRPSLKDPKPGEVGYRLGTSKGVGVWASVEDSILLIGPPRSGKGLHVVIPAILDAPGPVVTTSTRPDNLTATLRARQRRGPVAVFDPQRLAGVLPAGMRWSPLRGCEDPLTAMIRATGLASATGLSAGGVESGGFWEGKTRTALQALLHAAALDSRKPADLFRWTLDPAAAAEAVAILTNHPDAAAGWADSLGAMIDADPKTRDSIWQGVALALGALADPRVLDAVTPREGETPFDPETFLRESGTLYLLATGAGAGASAALVAAFIEDLIETARRLAARSPGARLDPPLLLALDEIGNLAPLPSLPTLMAEGGGTGITTLPVLQSLAQARDKWSDHQAGAIWDAAIVKLILGGASNSRDLQDLTTLIGERDEYTDSVTLGDHGTRSNQRSVRRVPILPPDRIRTLPFGTGVTLLRSAPPIITDLTAWPTRPDAETLKRNRRELEQLLQNPRA from the coding sequence ATGAGTACCTCGCAGCGGCAGAGTGGGTCGATGGGTGAGGAACTGACCAACGCCGCCCTCATCGGCCTCATCGCCTTGTTCCTCCTCACCATCGTCCTCCGCGCGGCCGGGTCGGTCGCCGCGTTCCTCACCGGAACACCGCAACCGACAGCGAGCTCGGCCGCCGGTGCCGGGGTGTTGTTCAACCCCGGTAACCCCGCAGTCGCGTTGGGGGCGCCTGGTCTCAGCCCCGTCGCCTATTGGGTCACCACCATCGTCGCTCTGGGCGGGCTGGTCGCACTCGCGGGCTGGGGATGGGTCGCCTGGCGGCGCCGTTCTCACGCTCAGGAGGTGGATCCGCATCGGTTGGCGGGCACGGCGACACGGCACGAGGTCGCCCAGGTCGCCTCCGACAAAACTCTCCTGAAACGGGCATCCACGTTGCGGCCGTCGCTGAAGGACCCGAAGCCGGGTGAGGTGGGGTATCGGCTCGGGACCTCGAAGGGTGTCGGGGTGTGGGCGAGTGTGGAGGACTCGATCCTGCTGATCGGCCCGCCCCGCTCCGGCAAAGGACTGCACGTCGTCATCCCCGCCATCCTCGACGCCCCCGGCCCCGTCGTCACCACCAGCACGCGCCCCGACAACCTCACCGCCACCCTCCGCGCCCGGCAACGTCGTGGCCCGGTGGCGGTGTTCGATCCCCAGCGCCTGGCCGGAGTACTCCCGGCGGGGATGCGCTGGTCACCCCTCCGCGGCTGTGAGGATCCGCTGACGGCGATGATCCGCGCGACCGGGCTGGCTTCTGCCACCGGGTTGTCGGCTGGTGGTGTGGAGTCGGGTGGGTTCTGGGAAGGCAAAACCCGCACCGCCCTCCAAGCCCTCCTCCACGCCGCCGCGTTGGACTCTCGAAAGCCGGCGGACTTGTTCCGGTGGACCCTCGACCCCGCCGCCGCAGCCGAAGCCGTCGCGATCCTCACCAACCACCCCGATGCTGCCGCCGGGTGGGCCGACTCGCTGGGGGCGATGATCGACGCCGACCCCAAAACCCGCGACTCCATCTGGCAAGGCGTCGCCCTCGCCCTCGGCGCCCTCGCCGACCCCCGCGTCCTCGACGCGGTCACACCCCGCGAGGGCGAGACCCCATTCGACCCCGAAACCTTCCTGCGCGAGTCCGGGACGCTGTACCTGCTCGCCACGGGTGCTGGTGCCGGGGCTTCGGCGGCGTTGGTGGCGGCGTTCATCGAAGACCTCATCGAAACCGCCCGGCGTCTCGCCGCCCGCTCACCCGGCGCACGGCTCGACCCACCCCTCCTGCTGGCCCTGGATGAGATTGGGAACCTCGCGCCGCTGCCGTCCCTGCCGACGTTGATGGCCGAAGGTGGCGGCACCGGCATCACCACCCTACCCGTCCTCCAATCGCTCGCCCAGGCACGCGACAAGTGGTCCGACCACCAAGCCGGAGCGATCTGGGACGCCGCCATCGTCAAACTCATCCTCGGCGGCGCCTCCAACAGTCGCGACCTCCAAGACCTCACCACCCTCATCGGCGAACGCGACGAATACACCGACTCCGTCACCCTCGGTGACCACGGCACCAGGTCGAACCAGCGCTCCGTACGGCGGGTGCCGATCCTGCCACCCGACCGCATCCGCACCCTCCCCTTCGGCACCGGCGTCACCCTGCTCCGCTCCGCGCCGCCGATCATCACCGACCTGACCGCCTGGCCCACCCGTCCCGACGCCGAGACCCTCAAACGCAACCGCCGCGAACTGGAACAGCTCCTGCAGAACCCCCGTGCATGA